From one Coxiella-like endosymbiont genomic stretch:
- a CDS encoding methyltransferase domain-containing protein codes for MHSSHVIHYIQNPEKVLNRFKRMLKSGGDPRTCNDL; via the coding sequence ATTCATAGTTCCCATGTTATTCACTATATACAAAATCCAGAAAAAGTTCTAAATCGATTCAAAAGAATGTTGAAATCGGGCGGGGATCCCCGTACATGTAATGATTTATAA
- the dnaX gene encoding DNA polymerase III subunit gamma/tau encodes MVHQVLARKWRPRCFQEVIGQVPVIQTLSNALNQQYLHHAYLFTGTRGVGKTTLGRLLAKCLNCEKGITANPCNICRSCKEIDSGRFPDLFEVDAASRTKVEDTRELLDNIQYTPAKGRFKVYLIDEVHMLSGHSFNALLKTLEEPPSHVKFILATTEHHKLPITILSRCLQFHLTPLLPAQITTHCQSILQKENIEFEKAALDLLARAANGSVRDALSLLDQGIAYGNGKVLTADMKTMLGIIEPTLLFDILDSLIRKEGKDLLNCINKLSQQGADFSNALSELLALLHQIAVIQAVPDAQIENDNEQRLRQLANLLHGEDVQLFYQIGLLGQRDLPYSPNPQMGFEMTLLRMLAFYPESTSPAIKNKPSQKTTSSTHSSSSSKEIQWHHLLPQLNLTGAALALAQQCSFNRKTETHLHLTLNPKQKPLLQEKQVQRISEGVSKYFNRSISVKIDISENSGETPSAIVEKVAQNRQTEAEKRILNDHQIQRIMQTFNATVVKESIISHEKKHKRQDKNDNYPN; translated from the coding sequence ATGGTTCATCAAGTCTTAGCACGAAAATGGCGTCCTCGATGCTTTCAAGAAGTGATTGGTCAAGTGCCGGTTATTCAGACCCTAAGTAACGCTCTTAATCAACAATATCTCCATCACGCTTATCTATTCACCGGCACCCGGGGCGTAGGTAAAACCACTTTAGGACGACTACTCGCTAAATGTCTTAATTGTGAAAAAGGCATTACCGCTAATCCTTGCAATATCTGTAGAAGTTGTAAGGAAATCGATTCCGGTCGATTCCCAGATCTTTTTGAAGTAGATGCGGCTTCTCGCACCAAAGTAGAAGATACGCGAGAGTTACTGGATAATATTCAATATACGCCAGCGAAAGGCCGGTTTAAAGTATATCTAATTGACGAAGTGCACATGCTTTCAGGTCATAGCTTTAACGCCTTGTTAAAAACTTTAGAAGAACCGCCTAGCCATGTTAAATTCATCCTTGCCACTACAGAGCATCATAAATTACCCATAACCATCTTATCCCGCTGCTTACAGTTTCACCTCACCCCGCTCTTACCGGCCCAAATTACCACTCATTGTCAAAGCATCTTACAAAAAGAGAATATTGAATTTGAAAAGGCCGCACTCGATCTATTAGCTCGAGCTGCTAATGGAAGCGTTCGCGACGCTTTGAGTCTTTTAGATCAAGGGATAGCTTATGGGAATGGGAAGGTCCTTACAGCCGATATGAAGACTATGCTCGGAATCATTGAACCGACTTTATTGTTTGATATCCTAGACTCCCTTATCCGTAAAGAAGGAAAGGATCTGCTGAACTGTATCAACAAACTATCCCAACAAGGAGCAGATTTTTCTAATGCTCTTAGCGAATTATTGGCCTTACTTCACCAAATTGCGGTTATTCAAGCCGTTCCTGACGCCCAAATTGAAAACGATAATGAACAACGACTACGCCAACTAGCGAACCTCCTTCATGGCGAAGATGTGCAGCTCTTCTATCAAATTGGCCTATTAGGGCAACGAGATTTACCCTATTCTCCCAACCCACAAATGGGATTTGAAATGACGCTATTACGAATGCTTGCCTTTTATCCTGAATCGACGTCGCCAGCAATTAAAAATAAACCGTCTCAAAAAACCACCAGCTCAACGCACTCTTCTTCATCATCTAAAGAAATTCAATGGCATCATCTATTACCTCAATTAAATTTGACAGGCGCTGCTCTTGCTTTAGCACAACAATGCAGTTTCAACCGAAAAACTGAAACGCATTTGCATTTAACTTTAAATCCCAAACAAAAACCCTTGCTGCAAGAAAAACAGGTCCAAAGAATCTCAGAAGGAGTAAGTAAATATTTTAATCGATCCATCAGTGTGAAAATTGATATCAGCGAAAATTCCGGAGAAACACCCTCTGCCATCGTTGAAAAAGTAGCTCAAAATCGCCAGACGGAAGCGGAAAAAAGAATTTTAAATGATCATCAGATTCAACGAATAATGCAAACTTTTAACGCGACTGTTGTAAAGGAAAGTATTATTTCGCATGAAAAAAAGCATAAAAGACAGGATAAAAATGATAACTATCCAAATTGA
- a CDS encoding mannose-1-phosphate guanylyltransferase/mannose-6-phosphate isomerase: protein MEKQIIPVLLAGGIGSRLWPVSRESYPKQFCKLFDDLSLLQKTAERARYVSGISDLIVVTNENYYFLCRDQLEAIGFTNVHYILEPYPKNTAPALALAAQYVCKYIDPTTLLVLPSDHYLSDHVAFKSTVETALHLAEQNHLVIFGVEPHSPKTGYGYIEKGDPFATGFRVSRFIEKPSFQKAKNFISQGRFYWNSGMFLFKAQTYLTELENLANDIFIETQKAFRVTKKQSEFFRVSKDFNSCREGSIDYELMEKTNKAIMLPLCTQWNDLGCWSAVRETGKPDTEGNVQYGNVLMSKCQNCLVSSEGRRVVVIGVKDQVIVSTPDAILVIDKDHAQEVKTAVEQMKLQQDSVATEHKRIYRPWGYYEKLASGLGYQVKYLVVNPRAALSLQLHHCRSEHWVVVSGEAEVVNGEDRFRLFSNQSTYIEKETKHRLSNASDQPLLMIEVQSGHYLGEDDIVRFEDVYGRMNNVLIS, encoded by the coding sequence TTGGAAAAGCAAATCATACCTGTTTTATTAGCTGGGGGTATTGGGAGCCGATTGTGGCCTGTTTCTCGGGAAAGCTATCCAAAACAATTTTGTAAGTTATTTGATGATCTATCTTTGCTGCAAAAAACGGCGGAAAGAGCCCGATATGTTTCTGGCATTTCGGATTTAATCGTAGTTACAAATGAAAATTATTATTTTTTATGTCGAGATCAATTGGAGGCCATTGGTTTTACGAATGTTCATTACATTTTAGAGCCTTATCCAAAAAATACAGCTCCAGCCCTTGCTTTAGCTGCTCAATATGTCTGCAAGTATATAGACCCTACTACCTTACTCGTATTACCTTCAGATCATTACTTAAGTGATCACGTTGCTTTTAAAAGCACAGTAGAAACAGCGCTTCACTTAGCTGAACAAAATCATCTTGTTATATTTGGTGTTGAACCCCATTCGCCTAAAACCGGTTATGGATATATCGAAAAAGGAGACCCGTTCGCAACCGGATTTCGGGTGAGTCGCTTTATCGAAAAGCCCTCATTTCAAAAAGCAAAAAATTTCATTTCCCAAGGAAGATTTTATTGGAATAGTGGTATGTTTTTATTTAAAGCTCAGACGTACCTAACTGAATTAGAAAATTTAGCCAATGATATTTTTATTGAAACTCAAAAGGCTTTTCGAGTTACAAAGAAACAATCTGAATTTTTCCGAGTGAGTAAAGATTTTAATTCCTGTCGAGAAGGCTCTATTGATTATGAGCTTATGGAGAAAACCAATAAGGCAATTATGTTGCCGCTTTGCACTCAATGGAATGATCTTGGCTGTTGGTCAGCGGTTAGGGAAACAGGGAAGCCTGATACTGAGGGTAATGTCCAATATGGCAATGTGCTGATGAGCAAATGCCAGAATTGTTTAGTTAGTTCTGAAGGCAGGCGAGTAGTTGTCATTGGTGTGAAGGATCAAGTGATTGTAAGTACTCCCGACGCTATTTTGGTGATTGATAAAGATCATGCCCAAGAAGTAAAAACTGCTGTAGAACAGATGAAGTTGCAACAAGATTCTGTTGCTACTGAGCATAAACGAATTTATCGTCCGTGGGGGTATTATGAAAAATTAGCTTCAGGTTTGGGATATCAGGTAAAATATTTAGTGGTTAATCCTCGCGCAGCGCTTTCCTTGCAGTTACATCATTGTCGTTCCGAGCATTGGGTTGTGGTCAGCGGCGAAGCCGAAGTTGTTAATGGAGAAGATCGCTTTCGTTTATTTTCTAATCAATCTACTTATATCGAAAAAGAAACCAAACATCGATTGAGCAATGCCAGTGACCAACCCTTATTAATGATTGAGGTGCAAAGTGGCCATTATCTAGGAGAAGACGATATTGTGCGGTTTGAGGATGTTTATGGGCGGATGAATAATGTATTAATCTCATAA
- a CDS encoding ABC transporter ATP-binding protein: protein MSSIHIENLHLEYPLYGVNKRSLKKSILNAATGGKLKLINGSSVSVKALNDISFSLKHGDRLGLIGHNGSGKSTLLRVLAGVFAPKFGKVEIDGKVASLLDINIGIQPELNGYENIKIRGMLLGLSKKEIKSLIPDIQEFTEIGEYLAMPIKKYSTGMAVRLAFALSTIVDPDILLIDEIFGAGDTAFQFKARKRMDSFVKKSNIVVMASHSNEIIKTYCNKVLWLEHGNMRSFGGVEIMEDSKISTSKLATVSS, encoded by the coding sequence ATGTCATCCATACACATAGAAAATCTTCACCTTGAATACCCTTTGTACGGGGTAAATAAACGTTCTCTTAAAAAGAGTATCTTAAACGCTGCTACAGGAGGAAAATTAAAACTAATAAATGGCAGTTCCGTGTCTGTAAAAGCCCTAAACGATATTTCTTTTTCTTTAAAACACGGTGATCGTTTGGGGTTAATAGGTCATAATGGTTCTGGTAAAAGCACTTTACTCAGAGTTTTAGCTGGAGTGTTTGCTCCAAAATTTGGGAAAGTTGAAATTGATGGTAAAGTCGCGTCCTTACTTGATATAAATATTGGAATACAACCTGAATTAAATGGTTATGAAAATATAAAAATTCGTGGAATGTTGTTAGGTCTTTCTAAAAAAGAAATAAAGTCTTTAATTCCAGATATTCAAGAGTTTACTGAGATAGGTGAGTATCTCGCCATGCCAATTAAAAAATATTCTACTGGTATGGCCGTTAGATTGGCATTTGCCCTTTCTACCATAGTGGATCCCGATATTCTTTTAATTGATGAAATTTTTGGTGCTGGTGATACCGCCTTTCAATTCAAAGCAAGAAAACGGATGGATAGTTTTGTTAAGAAATCGAATATCGTCGTCATGGCCTCGCATTCAAATGAAATTATAAAAACATATTGCAACAAGGTATTGTGGTTAGAACATGGGAATATGCGTAGTTTTGGAGGAGTCGAAATAATGGAAGACTCTAAAATAAGCACTTCTAAATTAGCCACAGTATCCTCATAA
- a CDS encoding asparagine synthetase B family protein, producing MKPLYYGIVQNNLFFASEPKALRAAHSTFNEIDDVSIQLFIENSFLERKDWTFFKYIKRFPHAHYSIIDLNKPLGKLNFIRYWAPSQKIKKISLSNAALNLRHLIIQSIKLHMRSDVQIGSCLSGGIDSSTIVSIASGLQKGKPLQTFTIHYPNHTHLNESHWAKRVVELSGAIATYVEPTYKSFQNELSKLISIQDEPFGSISIFAQYTIFKQISTSQTKVILDGQGPDEMLAGYLGYLPIYLNSLLNKGNYVLYRQELRAAKKRMNISLEKKSFSNFVKYYLKTKCNNLLNPNLSINSKSEFVDEYEHRLSQLNQPQGDFEEQLKDLVCDSNLPQLLRYEDRNSMAFSIESRVPFISKDIVEFCLSLPVSLRINKGYTKAVLREAIKGIVPEDVRLRVDKLGFPAPEVDWLKKTFQINISSTGSREWREIITLKWKQYVLNAI from the coding sequence ATAAAGCCACTTTATTACGGAATTGTTCAAAATAATTTATTTTTTGCCTCTGAACCCAAAGCTTTAAGAGCCGCTCATTCAACATTTAATGAAATTGACGATGTATCCATCCAACTTTTTATTGAAAATTCCTTTTTAGAAAGAAAGGATTGGACGTTTTTTAAATACATTAAACGATTTCCCCATGCACATTACAGTATTATCGATCTAAACAAACCGCTTGGAAAATTAAATTTTATTCGCTATTGGGCTCCTTCTCAAAAGATCAAAAAAATCTCCTTAAGCAATGCAGCATTAAATTTGCGTCATCTTATTATTCAAAGTATTAAACTTCATATGCGAAGTGACGTTCAGATAGGTTCTTGTCTAAGTGGCGGTATCGATTCTTCAACAATTGTCTCTATTGCTAGCGGCTTGCAAAAAGGAAAACCTCTTCAAACTTTTACTATCCATTATCCAAATCATACCCATCTTAATGAGTCTCATTGGGCAAAAAGAGTTGTTGAATTATCTGGAGCTATAGCAACATATGTCGAGCCCACCTATAAATCTTTTCAAAATGAATTATCTAAGTTAATTTCTATTCAAGATGAGCCTTTTGGAAGTATCAGCATTTTTGCTCAATATACGATTTTTAAACAAATTTCTACTTCCCAAACAAAAGTAATTTTGGATGGTCAAGGACCAGATGAAATGCTTGCAGGTTATCTAGGTTATCTACCTATTTATCTAAATTCTTTGCTGAATAAAGGAAATTATGTTCTTTACCGCCAAGAATTGCGAGCAGCAAAAAAGAGAATGAATATCTCCCTTGAGAAAAAATCATTCTCTAATTTTGTTAAATATTATCTAAAGACTAAATGCAATAATTTATTAAATCCAAATTTATCTATAAATTCTAAAAGTGAATTTGTTGATGAGTATGAACACAGATTATCTCAACTTAACCAGCCTCAAGGGGATTTTGAGGAGCAACTCAAAGATTTGGTTTGTGATTCAAACTTACCACAACTGCTCCGATATGAGGATAGGAATTCCATGGCATTTTCTATAGAATCTCGCGTTCCTTTTATTTCCAAAGACATCGTTGAATTTTGTTTATCCCTTCCTGTATCGCTTAGAATAAATAAAGGCTACACTAAAGCCGTTTTACGAGAAGCTATAAAAGGCATAGTCCCAGAGGATGTTAGACTGCGAGTAGATAAATTGGGTTTTCCTGCTCCGGAAGTCGATTGGCTAAAGAAAACATTCCAAATAAATATATCATCCACAGGCAGTCGAGAATGGAGAGAAATTATTACTTTAAAATGGAAACAATATGTCTTGAATGCGATATAG
- a CDS encoding glycosyltransferase, whose protein sequence is MTINQTLETLKSKIDSIVMFTWSNWHTEMRSNRYHYSKRLSIIAPVIFIQADLDKPAYKFEETELSNVILLHIYNEYGSIQNQLLTQALKEKNINWPLAWIYNCNFWEFIHSTYFPFVVYHATEAFYSDDGPVAFQKETSLYNRDQLALKATDLLICVSQGVQESYHTNGNYIGSSIVINNGCDYQFYSLSARKNIPTQKNIAFYQGNIFNKLDYGLLNQLVKRMKDWQFVFCGKVVFENDQGWKNLISHENVKYLGLMQLEQLREIAYRSTVGIIPFVQKNFIKVSFPLKTYEYLASGLPVVSTPIDNLIKEDKEKVIHFASNVDGFEKAIRQAGKERFDKDLLEKRLLTAKRTSYDKRFKLCVNAIVQGLEEIKIHPKTIEDKKLNILIFYYPNPKGLENIKNYTKFIKHNVYFLSSQFVVQSIIQEPESLNFFDGLVIDFSAILANHSLTIFMEYAKSLQNYRGFKILCLREQTSHFQSNLEELIRPHVNVLSTKKNKSIKFIKKSPIGEINLGTYNNLTNYFLALSTMFNRNVPARRISKPETIYTHIIDLYSRTNKKFFRKKYTSQESLKKSLYSAIQSIKKTMEK, encoded by the coding sequence ATGACAATTAATCAAACCTTAGAGACACTGAAAAGTAAAATAGACAGCATCGTTATGTTCACCTGGTCTAATTGGCATACAGAAATGCGAAGCAATCGCTATCATTATTCAAAACGCTTATCGATCATAGCCCCTGTAATCTTTATTCAAGCTGATCTTGATAAACCGGCTTATAAGTTTGAAGAAACTGAACTATCTAATGTCATCTTATTGCATATATATAATGAATATGGTTCGATCCAAAATCAGTTACTTACCCAAGCATTAAAAGAAAAAAATATAAATTGGCCTCTCGCTTGGATTTATAATTGCAATTTTTGGGAATTCATCCATTCAACTTATTTTCCTTTTGTAGTCTATCATGCTACCGAAGCTTTTTATTCCGATGACGGTCCCGTAGCTTTTCAGAAGGAAACATCCTTATATAATCGGGACCAACTAGCATTAAAAGCAACCGATTTATTAATCTGTGTATCACAAGGTGTTCAAGAAAGCTACCATACTAACGGTAACTATATAGGTTCCTCTATTGTTATAAACAATGGTTGTGATTATCAATTTTATTCCTTATCTGCGCGAAAAAATATTCCAACACAAAAAAATATAGCTTTCTATCAGGGTAATATTTTTAACAAACTTGATTATGGTCTACTCAATCAACTCGTAAAGAGAATGAAGGATTGGCAATTTGTATTTTGTGGAAAAGTCGTTTTTGAAAATGATCAAGGTTGGAAAAATCTTATATCTCATGAAAATGTAAAATATTTGGGATTAATGCAGCTCGAACAACTTAGAGAAATAGCCTATCGATCAACAGTGGGGATTATTCCATTCGTGCAAAAAAACTTTATCAAAGTATCTTTCCCTCTGAAAACATACGAATATTTAGCTAGTGGTTTACCAGTGGTAAGCACACCGATTGATAATTTAATAAAAGAAGATAAAGAAAAAGTTATCCATTTTGCATCTAATGTAGACGGCTTTGAGAAAGCAATTCGTCAAGCTGGTAAAGAGCGTTTTGACAAGGACCTACTTGAAAAACGACTTTTAACTGCAAAAAGAACATCCTATGATAAACGATTCAAGCTGTGTGTTAATGCAATCGTACAGGGCCTGGAAGAGATAAAAATCCATCCTAAAACGATTGAAGATAAAAAATTAAATATATTAATTTTCTATTACCCAAATCCAAAGGGCCTTGAAAACATAAAAAATTATACTAAATTTATAAAACACAATGTTTATTTTCTTTCGAGTCAATTCGTAGTTCAATCCATTATTCAAGAGCCAGAGAGCCTTAATTTCTTTGATGGATTAGTTATTGATTTCTCAGCAATTCTTGCTAACCACTCCCTGACTATTTTCATGGAATATGCGAAGTCGCTTCAGAATTATCGCGGCTTCAAAATTCTTTGCCTCCGTGAACAAACATCACATTTTCAATCAAATTTAGAAGAGCTTATTAGACCCCATGTGAATGTTCTCTCTACTAAGAAAAATAAATCAATAAAATTCATTAAAAAATCCCCAATTGGAGAAATAAATCTTGGCACTTATAATAATTTAACAAATTATTTCCTTGCACTTTCAACTATGTTCAACAGAAATGTTCCTGCAAGAAGAATCTCTAAACCAGAAACAATTTATACTCATATTATAGATCTCTATTCCAGAACAAACAAAAAATTTTTTAGAAAAAAATATACATCCCAGGAATCATTAAAGAAATCTCTCTACTCAGCTATCCAATCGATAAAAAAAACAATGGAAAAATGA
- the dapD gene encoding 2,3,4,5-tetrahydropyridine-2,6-dicarboxylate N-succinyltransferase — MSNLQRLIKKAYHNKDEFTSNTTPNKIREAVHQTIELLDRGEIRIAEKRNEQWSTNEWAKMAILLYFKIEPLKTFKGGYASFYDKIPLKNDHQAEFSEQGIRIVPHAIVRKGAYLARNTVLMPSYINIGAYVDSGSLIDTWATVGSCAQIGKNVHLSGGAGIGGVLEPLQAHPTIIEDDCFIGARSEIVEGVIVEKGAVISMGVFIGQSTPIYNRLTKQITYGRIPSGSVVISGSLPSPEGNYNRYSTIIIKQVDEKTRNKISLNELLREN; from the coding sequence ATGAGTAACCTCCAGCGCCTTATCAAAAAGGCTTATCATAACAAAGACGAATTCACTAGCAACACTACTCCGAACAAAATTCGTGAAGCTGTACATCAAACTATAGAACTACTGGATCGGGGAGAAATTCGTATTGCTGAAAAACGTAACGAGCAATGGAGTACCAATGAATGGGCTAAAATGGCCATTTTACTTTATTTTAAAATCGAACCTCTCAAAACTTTTAAAGGGGGTTACGCTTCCTTCTATGATAAAATCCCTTTAAAGAACGATCACCAAGCGGAATTCAGTGAACAAGGGATCCGCATTGTTCCCCATGCAATCGTACGGAAAGGCGCTTATTTAGCCCGGAATACGGTACTTATGCCAAGTTATATCAATATTGGTGCCTATGTCGATTCAGGAAGCTTGATTGACACCTGGGCCACCGTGGGCTCTTGCGCGCAAATTGGAAAAAATGTTCATCTTTCTGGTGGTGCTGGCATTGGTGGCGTTCTCGAACCTTTGCAGGCGCATCCTACTATCATTGAAGATGACTGTTTTATTGGTGCGCGCTCTGAAATTGTAGAGGGCGTTATTGTTGAAAAAGGTGCCGTTATTTCCATGGGTGTGTTCATCGGCCAAAGTACCCCTATTTATAATCGACTCACCAAACAAATTACTTACGGACGAATTCCTTCTGGTTCTGTAGTTATATCGGGGAGCCTTCCTTCTCCAGAAGGAAATTACAACCGATATAGCACGATCATAATTAAACAAGTGGATGAAAAAACTCGAAATAAAATTTCCCTAAATGAACTTTTACGCGAAAATTAA